In Phragmites australis chromosome 16, lpPhrAust1.1, whole genome shotgun sequence, one DNA window encodes the following:
- the LOC133896096 gene encoding (E)-beta-caryophyllene synthase-like isoform X1 has product MATTTTHGPNALASQSTKQDVQHNPRPYTPSPWGDFFLTHQPCTPAELLSMKEKAQARKEEVRRILLDAAASSDLARKLDLVDALQRLGVDYHYKKEIDELLRAVYDDKDGVSDDLYVTSLRFYLLRKHGYPVCSDVFLKFRDEQGNVSSDDVNCLMTLYDAAHLRTHGEEILDGIITFNKSRLQTVMKTNLEPELAEEVRFTLETSRFRRVERVEAGRFISVYEKKAARDETILEFAKLDYNIVQVLYCQELKELTTWWKDFQSRTDLRFARDRLVEMHFWMMGVVYEPYYSYSRIMLTKLIMCISLFDDLYDNYSTTQESNIFTTAMERWDEKAAEKFPAYLKALYNNILGTTDEIVEELKHQNNKHAEIVRKLVIDIAKCYHAEVKWRDEHYVPTDVEEHLQVSVRSSAGMHISNLAFISLGDVTTREAVQWTFTYPKIIRGVCIVGRIGNDMMSHEREQASKHVVSTVQTCIKQYGVTVEEANEKLRVMIEEAWMDIVQECLDQKHPMVLLEKAVDLARTMDFMYKREDAYTLSFSLKDTITSVYVNFA; this is encoded by the exons ATGGCGACCACCACCACCCACGGCCCCAACGCTCTGGCCTCGCAGTCGACGAAGCAGGACGTGCAGCACAATCCCCGGCCGTACACCCCGAGCCCCTGGGGCGACTTCTTCCTCACCCACCAGCCGTGCACGCCGGCAGAGCTCCTGTCCATGAAGGAGAAGGCGCAGGCCAGGAAGGAGGAGGTGAGGCGGATCTTGCTGGACGCCGCAGCCTCCTCCGACCTGGCGCGGAAGCTGGACCTCGTCGACGCGCTGCAGCGGCTCGGAGTCGACTACCACTACAAGAAGGAGATCGACGAGCTGCTTCGTGCCGTATATGATGACAAGGATGGAGTTTCTGATGACCTCTATGTCACCTCGCTGAGGTTCTACTTGCTCAGGAAGCATGGGTACCCCGTCTGTTCTG ATGTGTTCCTTAAGTTCAGAGATGAGCAAGGAAACGTTTCAAGTGATGATGTGAACTGCTTGATGACGTTGTACGATGCTGCACATCTGAGAACTCACGGGGAGGAAATACTtgacggcatcatcactttcaACAAGAGCCGCCTCCAAACCGTGATGAAAACAAATTTGGAGCCGGAGCTGGCAGAGGAGGTGAGGTTCACATTGGAGACGTCTCGGTTCAGGCGGGTAGAGAGGGTGGAGGCAGGACGCTTCATCTCGGTGTACGAGAAGAAGGCGGCGCGAGATGAGACCATACTGGAGTTTGCAAAGCTGGACTACAACATCGTGCAAGTTCTCTACTGTCAGGAGTTGAAAGAACTTACAAC ATGGTGGAAGGATTTCCAGTCACGGACGGACCTGAGGTTTGCACGGGACAGATTGGTGGAGATGCATTTTTGGATGATGGGAGTTGTTTATGAACCTTATTACTCATATTCACGGATAATGCTCACAAAGTTGATTATGTGTATTTCATTGTTCGATGACCTCTATGACAACTATAGCACCACACAGGAGAGTAATATCTTCACCACAGCCATGGAAAG GTGGGATGAGAAGGCCGCAGAGAAATTCCCAGCATACTTGAAGGCGTTATACAACAATATACTTGGCACAACAGATGAGATCGTGGAAGAGTTAAAACATCAGAATAACAAGCATGCTGAAATTGTCAGAAAACTG GTAATTGACATCGCCAAATGCTACCATGCTGAGGTCAAATGGCGTGATGAACACTACGTACCAACAGATGTTGAGGAGCATCTACAAGTTTCTGTCAGAAGCAGTGCAGGTATGCACATCAGCAACCTTGCCTTCATTTCACTGGGAGACGTGACTACTAGGGAGGCGGTTCAGTGGACTTTCACCTATCCGAAAATTATAAGAGGTGTTTGTATTGTCGGACGCATTGGTAACGACATGATGTCACATGAG cGAGAACAAGCTTCGAAGCATGTGGTATCCACTGTGCAAACTTGCATAAAGCAGTATGGGGTCACAGTAGAGGAAGCTAATGAAAAGCTTAGAGTAATGATCGAGGAAGCATGGATGGACATCGTCCAGGAATGCCTCGATCAAAAACATCCTATGGTACTTTTGGAGAAGGCAGTCGACCTTGCACGAACAATGGATTTCATGTACAAGCGCGAAGATGCATACACACTCTCATTCAGCCTCAAGGACACTATAACTTCAGTGTACGTGAATTTCGCGTGA